Proteins co-encoded in one Papaver somniferum cultivar HN1 chromosome 5, ASM357369v1, whole genome shotgun sequence genomic window:
- the LOC113282078 gene encoding GDP-L-galactose phosphorylase 2-like: MLTIKRVPTVVSNYQEDVSAAAAETVGCGRNCLGKCCLPVSKLPLYAFKGDGIDSIKGGEEPEVSFFDTLILGQWEDRMSRGLFRYDVTLCETKVIPGEYGFVAQLNEGRHLKKRPTEFRVDRVLQPFDGSKFNFTKVGQEEVLLRFEQSCDEKTHYFASSAVDSDSISPSVVAINVSPIEYGHVLLIPRVLECLPQRIDHESFLLALHMAKEAANPFFRLGFNSLGAFATINHLHFQAYYLSVPFPVEKAPTQKITMANGLPDNGVTISELLNYPVRALVFEGGNTLKDLSDVVSNACIFLQETNIPYNVLISDCGNRIFLFPQCYAEKQALGEVSQELLDTQVNPAVWEISGHIVLKRKNDYEDASENYAWRLLAEVSLSEERFQEVKTYIFEAAGFQEMVCVAEKEEGDGNEDVKDEDEDSLFGSSSRTSATYYPQGCLVQQ, encoded by the exons ATGTTGACCATCAAAAGAGTTCCTACTGTTGTTTCGAATTACCAAGAAGATGTTTCTGCCGCTGCTGCTGAAACTGTTGGCTGTGGCCGTAATTGCCTTGGAAAGTGCTGTTTACCTG TGTCCAAGCTTCCTTTATATGCATTCAAGGGAGATGGGATTGATTCAATCAAAGGAGGAGAGGAACCTGAGGTGTCTTTCTTTGATACCTTAATTCTTGGGCAATGGGAGGATCGAATGAGCCGAGGCCTTTTTCGATATGATGTAACACTGTGTGAGACTAAGGTTATTCCTGGAGAGTATGGATTTGTTGCACAATTGAATGAAGGACGTCACCTTAAGAAACGACCAACTGAGTTCCGTGTCGACCGAGTGCTACAACcctttgatgggagcaaattcaACTTCACGAAAGTTGGGCAGGAAGAGGTGCTTTTGCGCTTTGAGCAGAGTTGTGATGAAAAGACCCATTATTTTGCTAGTTCAGCTGTTGATTCGGATTCCATATCTCCTAGTGTGGTCGCCATTAAT GTGAGTCCAATTGAGTATGGGCATGTACTTCTGATTCCCCGTGTTCTTGAATGCTTACCTCAAAGGATTGACCATGAGAGCTTCTTGTTAGCTCTTCATATGGCGAAAGAAGCAGCAAACCCCTTTTTCAGATTGGGTTTTAACAGTTTGGGTGCCTTTGCAACAATCAATCATCTCCATTTCCAG GCGTATTACTTATCTGTGCCCTTCCCTGTTGAGAAGGCTCCTACTCAGAAGATAACCATGGCAAATGGACTTCCAGATAATGGGGTTACAATCTCTGAGCTGTTGAACTATCCAGTTAGAGCTCTTGTTTTTGAGGGGGGCAACACATTAAAAGATCTCTCTGACGTTGTCTCTAATGCTTGCATTTTTCTTCAAGAGACCAACATTCCATACAATGTTCTCATCTCTGATTGTGGAAACCGAATCTTCCTCTTCCCTCAG TGTTACGCTGAAAAGCAAGCACTTGGAGAAGTGAGTCAGGAGCTTCTTGATACCCAAGTAAATCCAGCCGTGTGGGAGATAAGTGGACATATagtgttgaagaggaagaatgacTATGAGGACGCATCTGAAAATTATGCTTGGAGGCTCCTTGCAGAGGTGTCTCTCTCTGAGGAAAGGTTTCAAGAAGTGAAAACCTATATATTTGAAGCTGCAGGTTTTCAGGAAATGGTTTGTGTTGCAGAAAAAGAGGAAGGAGATGGCAATGAAGATGTCaaagatgaggatgaagattCTTTGTTCGGGAGCTCATCTCGCACCTCTGCCACATATTACCCCCAAGGTTGTCTGGTTCAGCAGTGA